A portion of the Sphaerochaeta pleomorpha str. Grapes genome contains these proteins:
- a CDS encoding ABC transporter substrate-binding protein has translation MKKRTIGKTVMMLALVLVSACALFAQGTKEQASQVVTLRLEQFSGTDSNASGPALKAMIAEFEKQNPTIKVDLQSIGYSDYFTQLQSKVVGGNAADLFELNYENFVSYASQGVLLSLEGKLGDTSGFNKTALQAFDYNGVQYGVPNSFSNVVLFYNKALFDKVGIAYPTDNWTWNEVEQAGAKIRAYGKDYYGFYRPLTFHEFYKGAKQNGSSLMTADGKKFTVDTPANVATAARMASWQTLSNIMPTEAQMGGMGDWDLFKSGRLGMLVTGIWAFSDFTANCSFPWDITIEPGNTQKACHFFSNAYVVSSTGKHPVEAAKLAAFLAGSREAANLRVGASWELPPVTYPDVLEAYLAITPPANRKAVFESLNYLVTPPVVNQQAEMSAIIGGYLSQITYGKMDAAKALKACQAELEAKINL, from the coding sequence ATGAAAAAAAGGACGATTGGAAAAACTGTAATGATGCTGGCTCTGGTCTTGGTCAGTGCGTGTGCACTCTTTGCACAAGGGACAAAAGAACAGGCTTCGCAGGTTGTCACCCTCAGACTCGAGCAGTTTTCAGGAACAGACAGCAATGCCTCGGGACCTGCCTTGAAAGCAATGATTGCCGAATTCGAGAAACAGAACCCTACGATCAAGGTCGATCTGCAGAGTATCGGGTACAGCGATTACTTCACCCAGTTGCAGAGTAAAGTGGTTGGAGGCAATGCAGCCGACCTGTTCGAGTTGAACTATGAGAACTTTGTTTCCTATGCAAGCCAGGGGGTTCTTCTCTCCCTTGAGGGAAAACTGGGTGACACCAGCGGTTTCAACAAGACCGCTTTGCAGGCATTTGATTACAACGGTGTGCAATATGGGGTTCCAAACTCTTTCTCCAACGTTGTCCTGTTCTATAACAAAGCTCTGTTTGACAAAGTCGGGATCGCCTATCCTACCGACAACTGGACTTGGAATGAAGTCGAGCAGGCCGGTGCGAAAATCCGCGCCTACGGGAAAGATTATTATGGTTTCTATCGTCCGTTGACGTTCCATGAGTTTTACAAAGGTGCAAAGCAGAATGGTAGCAGTCTCATGACTGCCGATGGAAAGAAATTTACCGTCGATACCCCTGCCAATGTTGCAACCGCGGCAAGGATGGCAAGCTGGCAGACCCTGAGCAATATTATGCCTACCGAAGCGCAGATGGGTGGCATGGGTGACTGGGACCTGTTTAAGAGCGGAAGACTCGGAATGTTGGTCACCGGCATTTGGGCATTCAGCGATTTTACCGCGAATTGTTCCTTCCCCTGGGATATAACTATCGAACCGGGTAACACACAGAAGGCTTGTCACTTCTTCTCCAATGCCTATGTGGTGAGTTCGACGGGCAAGCACCCCGTTGAAGCTGCAAAGCTTGCAGCCTTCCTCGCCGGTTCACGCGAAGCTGCAAATCTTAGGGTCGGGGCATCGTGGGAACTACCCCCGGTAACCTATCCGGATGTACTTGAAGCCTATCTCGCGATTACACCCCCTGCAAACCGCAAAGCGGTATTTGAAAGTCTCAACTATCTGGTAACCCCTCCGGTTGTTAACCAGCAGGCAGAAATGAGTGCAATCATCGGTGGCTATCTCTCACAGATTACCTACGGGAAAATGGATGCGGCAAAGGCACTCAAAGCCTGTCAGGCAGAGCTTGAGGCAAAAATCAACCTGTAA
- a CDS encoding carbohydrate ABC transporter permease, with the protein MFAILFSFFAIVPFLWMISTSLKSSGALLAVPIEWIPKEPTLQAYRKLFALDGMFRSIMNSVLVTSGSVLIALVSSSMAAFAFSKIQFKGSSMLFLLFLASMMIPSQVIFIPLYLIMNELHLTNTLFALIVPCAFKAFAIFMLRQQMMGIGNAYLDAAAIDGAGLWKSFVLIVLPMCKASLITLAIILGMDAWNDYLLPLVLMTDRDHFTLPIILNSLSGQFKTSFDLLMAGSLISMIPLLLVYAFSQRYFSTGLQVGGIKG; encoded by the coding sequence ATGTTTGCAATTCTGTTTTCATTTTTTGCCATTGTTCCTTTCCTGTGGATGATTTCTACCTCACTCAAGAGCAGTGGGGCTTTGCTGGCAGTTCCCATCGAGTGGATTCCCAAGGAACCGACCTTGCAGGCTTATCGCAAGCTCTTCGCCCTGGATGGTATGTTTCGTTCGATTATGAACTCTGTGTTAGTCACTTCAGGTTCAGTCCTCATTGCATTGGTGAGCTCCTCCATGGCGGCCTTTGCGTTCTCGAAGATACAATTCAAGGGAAGTTCTATGCTGTTTCTTTTGTTTCTCGCCTCCATGATGATTCCTTCCCAGGTGATATTCATTCCACTCTATCTGATCATGAATGAACTGCATCTGACCAATACCTTGTTTGCCCTCATCGTGCCCTGTGCCTTCAAAGCCTTTGCCATCTTTATGCTTCGCCAGCAGATGATGGGGATTGGCAATGCTTATCTCGATGCTGCGGCCATTGACGGGGCAGGGCTATGGAAAAGTTTTGTCTTGATAGTCTTGCCTATGTGTAAGGCCAGTTTGATCACCCTTGCTATTATTTTGGGTATGGATGCCTGGAATGATTATCTGCTCCCGTTGGTGCTGATGACAGACAGGGACCATTTTACGCTTCCTATCATTCTCAATTCGTTAAGCGGTCAGTTCAAGACTTCGTTTGATTTGCTGATGGCTGGCTCGCTGATCTCAATGATACCCCTTCTCTTGGTATATGCCTTTTCCCAACGCTATTTTTCTACTGGATTGCAGGTCGGAGGAATAAAAGGATGA
- a CDS encoding TIM-barrel domain-containing protein, protein MNIHWNLEPVNLEYIARQIELSHFSWTNKDGKMQIQFTIPRAKGIWGFGERFDAFNQEGLQRKNQVVEHFTQQGQDTYLPVPFFLTDSLGFFLQTRLVCTFVSRRTKNGLRVTIVLPVCDDGVYFFSGNPQKILAGFLSLQEKAVLPPSWAFGPWMSANRWNDQETVLKEAEKAATYAIPATVLVIEAWSDEATFYRFNEGLWPDPKKMIEVLHRQGLHLILWQIPVLKKLDAGQVHSIHEADCQEAIANALVVTNPDGTPYHIPKGKWFAGGMVPDFTNPHLCQWWFKRREYLLEMGVDGFKTDGGEFIYTDEVRFHDGSDGTTMQNEYPLSYTKAYAKAIGKDRILFSRSGYVGSQATPLHWVGDQLSIWPELPCILHAGLNASVSGIPFWGFDIGGFAGPLPSAELYLRSFMLATFWPVMQWHSEPLGGQFSQTQSEAVNDRSPWNMAKHYNDDSILAICRKFSNLRMELLPYIESEAAYSVFHGEPLMRPLFYSYPEDDTACAIEDEYLFGRSLLIAPILTQGDGEREIYLPQGSWLESGTKEILNGPCHLRRTYDLGHIGVFLKLDFEHAFLKGLSLFTNVR, encoded by the coding sequence ATGAACATACATTGGAATCTGGAGCCAGTCAATCTGGAATACATAGCAAGGCAAATAGAGCTTTCCCATTTTTCCTGGACAAACAAGGATGGAAAGATGCAAATCCAGTTTACCATCCCCCGTGCAAAGGGTATCTGGGGGTTCGGTGAACGGTTTGATGCCTTCAATCAGGAAGGTTTGCAGCGAAAAAACCAGGTTGTCGAGCATTTTACCCAACAGGGGCAGGATACGTATCTGCCGGTTCCCTTCTTTCTTACCGACTCTTTGGGCTTTTTTCTCCAGACCAGATTGGTCTGCACCTTTGTATCCAGGCGGACGAAAAATGGGCTAAGGGTAACGATTGTCCTTCCTGTCTGTGACGATGGTGTGTATTTCTTCTCGGGAAACCCCCAAAAAATCCTTGCCGGTTTTTTATCCTTGCAGGAAAAGGCAGTCCTTCCCCCTTCTTGGGCCTTTGGCCCATGGATGAGTGCCAATCGATGGAATGACCAGGAAACGGTGCTTAAAGAGGCTGAAAAAGCTGCTACGTATGCAATACCCGCAACAGTGCTGGTAATCGAGGCTTGGAGCGACGAGGCGACCTTCTATAGGTTCAACGAGGGGTTGTGGCCCGATCCTAAAAAGATGATTGAAGTTTTGCACCGTCAGGGACTCCATCTCATCCTCTGGCAGATACCGGTTCTCAAAAAACTCGATGCAGGCCAGGTACATTCGATCCACGAGGCAGATTGCCAGGAGGCGATTGCAAATGCGCTGGTGGTAACCAATCCAGACGGTACTCCCTATCATATTCCCAAAGGAAAATGGTTCGCCGGTGGTATGGTCCCGGACTTTACGAATCCCCATTTATGCCAGTGGTGGTTTAAAAGAAGGGAATACCTTCTCGAAATGGGAGTCGATGGGTTCAAGACCGACGGCGGGGAGTTCATTTACACGGATGAGGTTCGTTTCCATGACGGTAGTGATGGTACTACCATGCAAAACGAATATCCGCTTTCCTACACGAAAGCGTATGCCAAGGCAATAGGAAAGGACCGGATACTGTTTTCCCGTTCAGGCTATGTGGGTTCCCAAGCTACCCCTCTGCACTGGGTGGGGGACCAGTTGTCGATTTGGCCAGAACTACCCTGTATCCTGCATGCAGGTTTGAATGCCTCGGTTTCAGGGATCCCGTTCTGGGGATTCGATATCGGGGGGTTTGCAGGCCCCTTGCCTTCGGCGGAACTCTATCTCCGCTCGTTTATGCTTGCAACGTTCTGGCCTGTCATGCAATGGCATTCTGAGCCTCTGGGAGGACAGTTCTCCCAAACACAAAGTGAGGCAGTCAACGACCGGAGCCCCTGGAATATGGCAAAGCATTATAACGATGATTCAATCCTTGCTATCTGCAGGAAATTCAGCAACCTGAGAATGGAGTTGCTACCCTATATCGAGAGCGAGGCTGCCTATTCGGTTTTTCATGGGGAGCCTCTGATGAGGCCTCTGTTCTATTCTTATCCTGAAGATGATACGGCCTGCGCGATTGAGGATGAGTATCTGTTCGGTCGTTCCTTGCTTATTGCTCCCATACTCACCCAAGGGGATGGGGAACGGGAAATCTATCTTCCGCAAGGCTCTTGGCTGGAAAGTGGCACAAAGGAAATTCTGAACGGCCCGTGTCATCTGAGGCGTACCTATGATCTTGGGCATATCGGCGTGTTTCTGAAATTGGATTTTGAGCATGCATTTTTGAAAGGCCTTTCTCTGTTTACAAATGTAAGATGA
- a CDS encoding carbohydrate ABC transporter permease translates to MRMRSRSGFLVALPFLLPSLIGMVLFSLLPIVVSALISITDWTGMSPVSLTHGFFGFVQSHFNGVKNFSQILRDQEMWKALSHNAYFIIVYLPLMLLISLKAATIINSPRNGANSYRVLYYIPVLTSWVAGALIWKWLLSPTYGPINNGLSLFGITGPLWLQSELWAMPSIVLASLWKDIGFYSMIFLGGLRSINPQYYEAAEIDGASSWTSFWHITIPLLSPVTFYVVMLSLINAFQLFPQVMVMTKDGEGGPNGATIVMVERIYKYAFRYGKMGYAAAYSWVLFAVIMCFTILQKSMEKKWVNYDM, encoded by the coding sequence ATGAGGATGCGCTCAAGATCGGGTTTTTTGGTTGCCCTTCCGTTTTTGTTGCCAAGCCTGATTGGTATGGTTTTATTCTCGCTTTTGCCGATTGTTGTTTCCGCTCTTATCAGCATTACCGATTGGACTGGAATGTCCCCGGTAAGCCTTACCCATGGGTTTTTCGGTTTTGTGCAGTCTCATTTTAACGGGGTGAAGAATTTTTCCCAGATCCTGAGGGATCAGGAAATGTGGAAAGCCCTTAGTCATAATGCCTATTTCATCATAGTATACCTGCCCTTGATGCTTTTGATCTCGCTTAAGGCAGCCACAATAATCAACTCGCCCCGAAATGGAGCAAATAGTTACCGGGTTTTATATTACATCCCTGTTTTGACTTCCTGGGTTGCTGGCGCCTTGATCTGGAAATGGCTTCTCAGCCCAACTTATGGACCTATCAACAATGGCCTTTCCCTTTTTGGCATAACCGGGCCTCTCTGGTTGCAGAGTGAACTCTGGGCTATGCCATCCATCGTTTTGGCTTCGCTCTGGAAAGACATTGGCTTCTATTCGATGATATTCCTTGGCGGACTGCGTTCCATAAATCCGCAGTACTATGAGGCTGCAGAAATCGATGGAGCTTCTAGTTGGACTTCCTTCTGGCATATTACCATTCCTTTGCTTTCTCCTGTGACGTTCTATGTAGTGATGTTATCGTTGATCAATGCTTTCCAGCTGTTCCCGCAGGTGATGGTAATGACCAAGGATGGAGAAGGGGGCCCCAACGGGGCTACCATAGTCATGGTGGAAAGAATTTACAAGTACGCATTCCGTTACGGGAAGATGGGGTATGCTGCAGCCTATTCCTGGGTTCTGTTTGCCGTGATCATGTGTTTTACCATCCTGCAGAAATCGATGGAGAAGAAGTGGGTGAATTATGATATGTAA
- a CDS encoding LacI family DNA-binding transcriptional regulator, with amino-acid sequence MAEKRINMKDIAKEAGVSVATVSYIINKRKDQSIAVETIERVQEAITRLGYVPNLSARALVANRSHLFGVVIPQTEPGKKFMFANPFYGEFLSSVEYEARMAGYHVLISGTNVDQSYLEVAQTRSLDGIIIVGMYPEAYYTDLKRLAIPVILVDSYCEDLAFHTVSIDDRLGGRLATEHLLKKGHRRIGFASGIIKEKGVNYERFLGYRDALEQAEVPFDPTLVYSGTVGYEYGLQLGEELGKDRDAPTAIFASADILAVGLIRGLKKTGKEVPEDFSVIGFDDSWIAENCDPALTTIRQNVSQKGAKAAHLIIEERKGSYGEKQKVVLPVTLVERSSVREL; translated from the coding sequence ATGGCTGAAAAAAGAATTAATATGAAAGATATCGCCAAGGAGGCAGGGGTTTCCGTCGCCACGGTCTCCTATATTATCAACAAAAGGAAAGACCAGTCCATAGCAGTGGAAACCATCGAAAGGGTGCAGGAAGCAATAACGCGTCTAGGCTATGTTCCCAATCTTTCTGCGAGGGCCCTGGTAGCCAACCGGTCTCATTTGTTCGGGGTTGTGATACCACAGACAGAACCTGGAAAAAAATTCATGTTCGCAAACCCATTCTATGGGGAATTCCTTTCAAGTGTCGAATATGAAGCCAGAATGGCTGGCTACCATGTGCTTATCAGTGGCACGAATGTAGACCAGAGCTACCTTGAAGTTGCACAGACCAGGAGCCTGGATGGGATCATCATCGTTGGCATGTATCCTGAAGCCTATTATACAGATCTCAAGCGCCTGGCAATACCGGTCATCCTTGTTGACAGCTATTGCGAGGACCTGGCTTTCCATACCGTCTCAATCGATGACCGCCTGGGCGGTAGGCTTGCTACTGAACATCTACTGAAGAAAGGCCATCGGCGCATTGGGTTTGCCTCAGGGATTATCAAGGAGAAAGGCGTCAACTACGAGCGCTTCCTTGGCTACCGCGATGCCTTGGAACAGGCAGAGGTTCCCTTTGACCCAACTTTGGTCTATTCGGGGACAGTGGGCTACGAATATGGATTGCAGCTCGGAGAGGAGCTGGGGAAAGACAGAGATGCTCCCACTGCAATTTTTGCCTCTGCAGATATTTTGGCGGTCGGATTGATACGAGGCTTGAAAAAGACAGGCAAGGAAGTACCTGAAGACTTTTCCGTGATCGGGTTTGACGATAGCTGGATTGCAGAGAACTGTGACCCTGCACTGACTACGATACGACAGAATGTTTCCCAGAAGGGGGCGAAGGCAGCCCATCTGATAATTGAGGAGAGAAAGGGAAGCTATGGGGAAAAACAAAAGGTTGTGCTTCCCGTGACGTTGGTTGAGCGCTCTTCGGTCCGAGAGCTTTAG
- a CDS encoding glycoside hydrolase family 65 protein produces the protein MPRGKLHYHQWSIETDFWSMENKSFFESIFFQGNGAMGRRAVFCGDSYTPATHGLFKAGVFDYVKPGITDLVNLPDPLLVAIEIDGHICTSQSDLQDFKQTLDLKTGLVSRTWQELGVRITVERFFSFDDTSLCAERIIVEAQEKPVSLCVSHSLDGTVANLPIHDDQTIKNEQMLYLLKNVEVQAFQSFRTLEATTNTGLFHCLYFASDHCSVPSTKQEFLQGAKVKVSHSLLLEKGKTVSFEFIVSVSTKPVCFSAKEKEAQARTFIQNSERGFSFLFARSKEFLLRLWDDCDISIEGPEADQCAIRFAIFELLQNCSAQDASVSIGARGLSHGRYKGCYFWDTEVFMFPFYLYCYPEAAKSLLDYRLHTLGAAKENALKHNAEGARYPWMCSLDGSEQCESWDIGKCEIHVTADIAWAMGEYARVQGQEAWEREEAATLYIETARFWASRFTYEKATDRYELLFVKGPDEYAGVTKNNTFTVTMAKYNLQLALDILKKGATLKNGTAYPSLQERSLWKQIIEKARVPYDALKGTFAQDDTFSLLEPVALSDLKHNDEPLYHSICFDRLQRYQILKQPDVILLSTMLPSVFTKEQKQAAWHWYEPITAHDSTLSWGMHALCAFQIGEMEKAEKYLTKSMFLDLEDLMGNTASEGLHIGSYGASWQAIVLGCAQLMADSKGAVTLDARLPLGWKGLHFTVQVHGHRYRIDITGNEVSLVGKDTR, from the coding sequence ATGCCTAGAGGAAAACTGCACTATCACCAATGGTCGATTGAAACCGATTTCTGGTCCATGGAAAACAAATCTTTCTTTGAGAGCATCTTTTTCCAAGGAAACGGGGCAATGGGGAGACGCGCGGTGTTTTGTGGGGATTCCTACACCCCTGCAACCCATGGCCTTTTCAAGGCAGGGGTCTTCGATTATGTAAAACCCGGGATTACCGATCTGGTAAACCTTCCCGACCCCTTATTGGTTGCAATCGAAATTGATGGCCACATTTGCACTTCCCAAAGTGATTTGCAGGATTTCAAGCAGACCCTTGACCTCAAAACAGGATTGGTTAGCCGAACCTGGCAAGAGCTTGGGGTGCGCATCACCGTCGAACGGTTTTTCTCCTTCGATGATACCAGTCTCTGCGCAGAGCGTATTATTGTAGAAGCGCAGGAAAAGCCTGTTTCCCTTTGTGTATCCCATAGTCTTGACGGTACGGTTGCAAACCTTCCCATCCATGATGACCAGACAATCAAAAATGAACAAATGCTCTATTTGCTGAAAAATGTGGAGGTGCAGGCTTTCCAATCGTTTCGAACACTGGAGGCAACAACCAATACAGGCCTGTTTCATTGCCTGTATTTTGCCTCTGACCATTGTTCGGTTCCCTCGACAAAGCAGGAATTTTTACAAGGTGCAAAAGTCAAGGTTTCCCATTCTCTGCTTCTGGAAAAAGGGAAGACGGTTTCTTTTGAATTCATTGTCTCTGTTTCGACCAAGCCTGTCTGCTTTTCAGCCAAAGAAAAGGAAGCGCAGGCAAGAACCTTCATACAAAATTCTGAAAGGGGTTTTTCCTTTTTGTTTGCTCGCTCAAAGGAATTTCTCCTTCGCCTCTGGGACGATTGCGATATATCCATCGAGGGACCGGAGGCTGACCAATGTGCCATACGCTTCGCAATCTTTGAACTATTGCAGAATTGCAGTGCCCAGGATGCTTCTGTTTCCATCGGGGCGAGGGGGCTTTCCCATGGCCGTTACAAGGGATGCTATTTCTGGGACACCGAGGTGTTTATGTTTCCCTTTTATCTGTATTGCTATCCTGAGGCAGCAAAGAGCCTGCTGGATTATCGCCTGCACACGCTAGGCGCAGCTAAAGAGAATGCCTTGAAACACAATGCAGAGGGTGCAAGGTATCCTTGGATGTGTTCTTTGGATGGAAGCGAGCAGTGTGAGTCCTGGGATATCGGCAAGTGTGAAATCCATGTAACTGCCGATATCGCGTGGGCAATGGGTGAATATGCGAGGGTACAGGGTCAGGAGGCTTGGGAACGAGAAGAAGCGGCTACGCTCTATATAGAGACAGCACGTTTCTGGGCAAGCCGCTTTACCTATGAAAAGGCAACCGATAGGTATGAACTGTTGTTTGTCAAAGGTCCCGATGAATATGCTGGGGTGACCAAGAACAATACGTTTACGGTGACCATGGCAAAATATAACCTGCAACTGGCATTGGATATTCTAAAGAAGGGGGCTACGCTCAAAAATGGTACTGCTTATCCTTCTTTGCAAGAACGATCACTTTGGAAACAGATTATCGAGAAAGCAAGGGTTCCCTATGATGCGTTGAAAGGTACATTTGCCCAGGATGATACGTTCTCTCTGCTTGAACCTGTTGCCTTGTCTGATCTCAAGCACAATGACGAGCCGCTCTACCATTCCATTTGCTTCGACCGGTTGCAACGGTATCAGATCCTGAAACAGCCGGATGTCATTCTTCTTTCGACGATGCTTCCCTCTGTTTTTACCAAGGAACAAAAGCAAGCAGCCTGGCACTGGTACGAACCGATTACTGCCCACGATTCGACTCTTAGCTGGGGGATGCATGCCTTGTGTGCTTTCCAGATAGGAGAAATGGAAAAAGCCGAAAAATATCTCACAAAAAGCATGTTTCTCGACTTGGAAGATCTGATGGGCAATACTGCTTCAGAAGGATTGCATATAGGCTCCTATGGTGCCTCGTGGCAGGCAATCGTACTGGGTTGTGCCCAGCTTATGGCTGACAGTAAGGGAGCGGTAACGTTGGATGCACGGTTACCGCTCGGGTGGAAGGGCTTGCATTTTACCGTGCAGGTACATGGCCACCGATATCGCATCGATATAACCGGGAATGAAGTCTCCCTTGTAGGTAAGGATACTCGCTGA